GTTAATGTTTCACAGAACCATAGCATCAGAATAAAGATAGTTACCATAGCCTCAATGTCAGAATAATTCGGTAAGTCCTCATCACTCTCACAAACATGCGTGTCTGCTTCTGGTGGAGTAATCTCCAGCACAGGGTCTGGAATCTCTAACAAGCCACCATCAGTTTCTTTAGCATGTGACGCTTCAATAATAGGTGGTACATCTTTTTCCTCTATACAGTTTTCAGTATCCTTGTCCGGGTAGCTCTCATGACTATCAAATCCAACAAAGAGTGTTCCACCagcaatttctttcttttcatctatTGCACCGGTACCAGCTGAAAGCAGAGTAGTAGAGCCTGCCTGTGCAGAAGCTACACAAGTAGAACCACCAGGAGCAACAGTATTCTGTAACTCAGTACTAGTCGATGCCCTGGTTTTGCTACCTTGACTTGATTGGCCCTTCAATGGCTTTCCTTGAGTAGACCCCTGCGAACGTCctgagtttttcttttgggtCTGGAGTGAATGTCCTTCACTTTTTTCCTTACTGGCGGAAATGTCTCTGACACATgtagttattggattattggtatCTTTAAAGTTCCGCCTGGCTAACGAAGAAACTGACATTGGATGAGAGTTGTTGGATACGAAAATGTCATCATTACACGGAACCTCAATATCCTCTTGGTTTAATAAACAGCAGATTACACCCTCAACAATCTCAGGATGAGGATCTACAGAGTCAGACACAGTTTTGCATTCCTCTAAGCTCATTTCAGTTGTACCATCTAGCTCAAGCATCACATGATCATCCAGAGTTGCACCTCCTGAATTGGTTGGTGCGGTCAAAGGTTCTTGCTCGGTGGAGTTAGGCAAAGCCTCGCAATTTGCATCATTTGTCGAGTTCACCAACAGTGAGCTAAGACCATCATAATATGACTTGTCAACTTCTTTGCCATCTACTTCCATGAACGATTCAGGGTCTTCTTCAAAAAGAGAAGTTGAAAGCTGTGTCAGGAAATCAGTGCTAGCCGTTGTGGTTTTCATCTCAAGAGCAGTAGTATTCTCCAGTTTCTGCTTGGAATCTTGATACACCGCATCACATCCTGAAGGGCCTGCATGTTCAGTAAATGTGAGATTTTCTCCTCCTCCCACATAAGGAATGTCTCCCTGTAAATGATCTTCCGACACAACATGAGTTGTCACGCAACCGCCTTCAGCCAAGATTTCTGGAAACGCGTTGTGGATGATATCCATGTGAGAGTCTTCAAGACCAAGATGTGTTGCATCACCATTATCCATGAAATGGCTATCATTTGGTGGAACGAGAAAACCTAGATCCAAGGAATTGAATGGCTCAGTTCGAAACTTCTTCCGTAAGGAATGATAAGTATGTCTGAGCCTTTCAGCATTTCTCTTCCTAGAcgaacttttgttttcttttgaatacCCACTTCTACCGAACTTTGTAGGAAAATTAGGGTTAGTACGTTCAAGCTCAGTCATCCGAAAAGCCGCCTCTGCAGAAACAACTGGATCATAAAGCAATGCATGCCATCTATCTTGCAGTTCTCTGATAGAAAATCTTCTAGAAAACTGCACAGCACCTTTAGCAAGCGATTCCAAAGAAGCACCGGCCTGCAAATAAATGAAGGATTCCATTTCAAGTTACTGCTCGAATACCAGACAAGCTGaatgaagaaacagaaaacGCATGCTCTAACCCTCTATTGAGATAAAAAAATCCATGGCTCAATCCAAACAGACATGTGACCAAACTCAATGAAATGGGAGCTCACCTCAATGGCATTCTTTAGAAGAAGGTCGTCTTCTGGTATCCACGGAACTACCTGAGCAAGAGCCCCCATGTCCACAGCCAAAATaaaccttctcttctcttaGGAGTGGTCTAAGAGATGGTGACAGTACACAAAACCTAATCaaagataaaatcaaaatcagtgGACGAAAAGGGAAATAATAAACACTTTGGCAGACACTAGACATTGGCATAGAGTTATCGGAAGGACAACTAACTAAGACGAAGCTTACGGTTGGTCTACCAACCACTTAATGGGCTTATCAGGCTTCTCTTCCTCACCTTAAGCATTCTAGGTTTCGTTTGGCAAACACGTTAAAGAGATGGGGAGTTATAGAATACCTTGAATCAGCCAAGAAAGATGATGTTTTGTCAAGCTCGGGAACAACAACAAGAGTGAGGTTCAACAGCCTAGAAACAGTAACCATGTCACAAAACTGAAACAACGAGTATCAGGATTTGGAAACAAGACAAAGATCGAAAGAGTATGATTAAGCAAAAGTGACGAACCACGATTCGCAGTTGATTTAGTACGCCATTAGAAGTTAGAATTCCATTATTGTTATCTTCTGtaaggaaatttttttaaaaaaaaggtctCGTCATTATAATACTCACAAGCTCCAAAGAAGACGCAAAATAACAATCAATTCAAAATTCTCACAAGTTTTGTATCACAAAATCAATGTAtaacagagagagggagaacAACACTAAGCCTCAAAATAGAGAATTAAGAAAATCCCAAGAAGAAAGGAACTGACTTGATGGGAAGAAGAGGTGGCGGCGGCAATCAACTGGCTCGAATTGAAGGGGGGGGGGAAatctgaaaccctaatttttttagtaTCTGACTGTCTCCGTCGTCCGGAGGCGAGAGtgtgtaagaagaagaagataataacgAAACGACACCGTTTTGAGGTCTCTACTCGCctctttgatttcttatttgttgtttacttgattttgatttcttcttgccCCGACAAATTGGAACTGAAAGGTAAGTAATAGACAATAGTAGCAAGATCTCTCTGTTTAATTTACGTAATTACCattatatatacctttttaatgaatttacttaaaaataaaattaaagaccAATGTCTATTGGCATTGggatttaacaattttttttttgttagtttctattttaattatacCTCTAGGcaatgactatatatatacgaTTTACCCAAAATGCTTTAAACctatttaaaattaacattgaaatttaaactaattttagccggggttttatttttaaaaataatatatgtaaccAAGCATGTGCTTGCAGCCGTTTATGGAATAAGTAATATTTCGGCCTTCAATTTTCTGAAATTTCCTTTAGGTCGGTtggctatatatataagatgaagTTACGAATATGTAGGTTTTAGAACACAAACAATATACACCTTTTGAGTTCAGGAACTGCTTTGTTTTGTGAGGTTTCTCTCTCTAGTGATTTGATTATGTAGATTTCTTCCTCTGGACTTGAGACATCTTAATTATCTCATTCTCTATGGCATATACCATATATATTATCATCTGATTTACAGATTGACCATGCAtggttatgttttttatttCGTAAGAGTAGCCtagttatataattatatctatCAAGTAAATTTTTAGTCTATGACTTGTTGATTTCTCCTTTGGAATTAGTATATCTTTACCGTTTGCATAAGTATCATCGATCAGGTTTAGGGATTGActatgtttatgtgtttttttttttttttttggtaagagtAATTACAGTTGGAGATCCAAGATCAAGTCATGGCGTCCGCAGTAGCAAGATATGCCAAGTGGTTTTATTCAACTCCCATGGGTATTTTGAATCTAATCTCGATAACGGGATTGCCATTCGTAGGTTACATTATCTTACAGCAGCAAAAGGAATTTGCTCGTCTCGATGGGAGAGAGGCATATGCAGGATCGGTTTGATGCACTCATTGCTAGAGGAATTATCCGAGTCAGAGAACATTAGGGCATtattaatgggagaacttttttttgtgttcttagattaaatatatagtgaaaataatgttagatcagttgttaagatcataggtaaaaaaaatgggagaactaattatggtgttcttagaataaaaatatagtgaaataatattcataaacattttacaaattataaaaacttataaaataacatttaaattgcttacttatataaaagcaattgtatacttataaattaatataatattcataaacatattacaattataaaaacttataaattaacatttaaattgcatacttatataaaagcaattatatacttataaattaatataatattcttaaacatattacaattataaaaacttataaattaacatttaaattgcatacttatataaatgaaatattttctttttttccaaaaaatctcgtccaatcacatgaagtcacgtcaaataagaactgggcttaaatcagttctatataaagaactaaaaaaagtgttctaagccactattcattatttttataatttttttgggcttagaacaCCCTTGGTGTTCTCCCTTTAATGATGGCCTTAGTGATCGGCCCTAGTTTTTTATCCTAGTCTATATATCCCCACTATTATTTATCTATACATGTTTCCATGAAACTAGATAACTGTTCACTCATCTTAACATTGTAAGAGATGCTTTATCCCCNCCCCCCCCCCAttagttacaaaaataattaattttatcttaACATGAGAGATGGTTTTTGTCCATTagatacaataataataatttataaggaGTTATTGTGAGAAGACGATATGTATTATAGAGATGGTAGCGTAGTTCAGTAGTTGTCTCAATACCCTTCGAGTAATTCATCTGATTATAATTGAATCACAAAATACACATTGAATCTACGCT
The sequence above is drawn from the Camelina sativa cultivar DH55 chromosome 4, Cs, whole genome shotgun sequence genome and encodes:
- the LOC104781300 gene encoding uncharacterized protein LOC104781300, which codes for MGALAQVVPWIPEDDLLLKNAIEAGASLESLAKGAVQFSRRFSIRELQDRWHALLYDPVVSAEAAFRMTELERTNPNFPTKFGRSGYSKENKSSSRKRNAERLRHTYHSLRKKFRTEPFNSLDLGFLVPPNDSHFMDNGDATHLGLEDSHMDIIHNAFPEILAEGGCVTTHVVSEDHLQGDIPYVGGGENLTFTEHAGPSGCDAVYQDSKQKLENTTALEMKTTTASTDFLTQLSTSLFEEDPESFMEVDGKEVDKSYYDGLSSLLVNSTNDANCEALPNSTEQEPLTAPTNSGGATLDDHVMLELDGTTEMSLEECKTVSDSVDPHPEIVEGVICCLLNQEDIEVPCNDDIFVSNNSHPMSVSSLARRNFKDTNNPITTCVRDISASKEKSEGHSLQTQKKNSGRSQGSTQGKPLKGQSSQGSKTRASTSTELQNTVAPGGSTCVASAQAGSTTLLSAGTGAIDEKKEIAGGTLFVGFDSHESYPDKDTENCIEEKDVPPIIEASHAKETDGGLLEIPDPVLEITPPEADTHVCESDEDLPNYSDIEAMILDMDLEPEDQDNFDLEVSKYQSQDMKRTIIRLEQAAYSYMQRAIASRGAFAVLYGRYSKHYIKKPEVLVGRSTEDLAVDIDLGREKRGSKISRRQAIIRLGDDGSFHMKNLGKYPISVNEKEVDPGQSLILKSDCLVEIRGMPFIFETNQSRMKEYLTRTGKLN